The Juglans microcarpa x Juglans regia isolate MS1-56 chromosome 2S, Jm3101_v1.0, whole genome shotgun sequence genome has a window encoding:
- the LOC121252529 gene encoding cytochrome P450 97B2, chloroplastic, which yields MANAVAGVAPLSWLSPSTGNGDSQRIDAGFVGITTRTVCFHSPATIPSLNSKPKRPTIRCQSTSTEEPKTRRNLLDNASNLLTNLLSGGTLGSMPIAEGAVSDLFDRPLFYSLYDWFLEHGAVYKLAFGPKAFVVVSDPIVARHILRENAFCYDKGVLADILEPIMGKGLIPADLDTWKLRRRVIAPGFHVLYLEAMVKIFTDCSERALLKFEKNSPGEKTIELDLEAEFSSLALDIIGLSVFNYDFGSVTKESPVIKAVYGTLFEAEHRSTFYIPYWKLPLARWIVPRQRKFQNDLKVINDCLDGLIKNAKETRQETDVEKLQQRDYLNLKDASLLRFLVDMRGADVDDRQLRDDLMTMLIAGHETTAAVLTWAVFLLAQNPSKMRKAQAEIDSVLGQGRPTFELIKKLEYIRLIVVEALRLYPQPPLLIRRSLRSDVLPGGYRGEKDGYTIPAGTDVFLSVYNLHRSPYFWDRPQEFEPERFLEQKKSEGIEGWAGFDPSRSPGALYPNEIISDFAFLPFGGGPRKCVGDQFALMESTVALAMLLQKFDVMLKGSPESVELVTGATMHTKNGMWCKLRKRVDVN from the exons GTGTCAATCAACAAGTACTGAAGAACCGAAAACAAGAAGAAACCTACTGGACAATGCGAGCAACCTCCTTACCAATTTGTTAAGTGGGGGAACTCTTGGGTCCATGCCTATTGCTGAAGGTGCGGTCTCGGATTTGTTTGATCGCCCTCTCTTCTATTCACTGTATGATTGGTTTTTAGAG CATGGCGCTGTGTATAAACTTGCTTTCGGGCCAAAAGCATTCGTGGTTGTATCAGATCCTATTGTTGCAAGACATATTCTTCGAGAAAATGCTTTTTGTTATGACAAG GGAGTCCTCGCTGATATCCTTGAACCAATAATGGGCAAAGGACTTATACCTGCTGACCTTGATACTTGGAAGCTGAGAAGAAGAG TTATTGCTCCTGGGTTCCATGTATTATACTTGGAAGCTATGGTCAAGATATTTACTGATTGTTCAGAGAGAGCATTattgaagtttgagaaaaattcaCCTGGAGAGAAGACGATTGAGTTGGATCTTGAAGCCGAGTTTTCTAGTCTGGCTCTTGACATCATTGGGCTCAGTGTCTTCAACTATGATTTTGGTTCTGTTACCAAAGAATCTCCTGTAATAAAG GCAGTATATGGCACTCTCTTTGAAGCCGAACACAGATCTACTTTCTACATTCCATACTGGAAACTTCCTTTGGCAAGGTGGATAGTCCCCAGGCAGCGGAAATTCCAGAATGATCTTAAAGTTATCAATGACTGTCTTGATGGACTCATCAAAAATGCAAAAGAGACCAGACAG GAAACAGATGTAGAGAAACTGCAGCAAAGGGACTACTTAAATCTCAAG GATGCAAGTCTTCTGCGTTTCTTAGTTGATATGCGGGGAGCTGATGTTGATGACCGTCAG CTTAGGGATGATCTGATGACAATGCTTATTGCTGGCCATGAAACAACAGCTGCAGTTCTTACTTGGGCTGTTTTCCTACTTGCACaa AATCCCTCTAAAATGAGAAAAGCTCAAGCAGAGATTGATTCAGTGCTTGGCCAGGGCAGACCAACTTTTGAATTGATTAAAAAACTGGA GTACATTAGACTTATTGTTGTAGAAGCTCTGCGCTTGTATCCTCAACCTCCTTTGTTAATTAGACGTTCTCTCAGATCAGATGTATTGCCAG GAGGGTACAGGGGTGAAAAAGATGGTTATACCATTCCTGCTGGGACTGATGTTTTCCTTTCT GTATATAATCTCCATAGATCCCCATATTTTTGGGACCGACCTCAGGAGTTTGAGCCAGAGAGATTTTTAGAGCAAAAGAAGAGTGAAGGCATTGAAGGGTGGGCTGGGTTTGATCCATCTCGAAGCCCTGGCGCACTGTACCCAAACGAG ATAATATCAGATTTTGCCTTTTTACCATTCGGCGGAGGGCCAAGAAAATGCGTCGGAGACCAATTTGCGCTAATGGAGTCAACCGTGGCATTGGCTATGCTGTTGCAGAAGTTCGACGTGATGCTGAAGGGATCTCCAGAATCAGTGGAATTAGTCACCGGGGCAACAATGCACACAAAGAATGGAATGTGGTGCAAACTGAGAAAGAGAGTTGATGTCAATTGA